A stretch of Lutra lutra chromosome 9, mLutLut1.2, whole genome shotgun sequence DNA encodes these proteins:
- the C9H2orf50 gene encoding uncharacterized protein C2orf50 homolog has product MGSCPVPGFPRTTSAGYRLPLTRLSALDSSTARGGPAVGRGLAGSRQAPQAAEAERLGLGTNGVRQDQLWRELVEAERRGQQRWAQHWSFLKDYDPLGNRKEPVQLPEHVSLFSDTVPNSASQVVGSRVSTPLGQTLIRMDFFCVGGVRKKKLEAELQPV; this is encoded by the exons atgggGAGCTGCCCCGTCCCAGGGTTCCCGAGAACCACGTCAGCTGGGTACCGGCTGCCCTTGACCAGACTGTCAGCCTTGGACTCCTCCACGGCCCGGGGTGGCCCTGCGGTGGGCAGGGGTCTCGCTGGCAGTCGCCAAGCCCCCCAGGCCGCAGAAGCAGAGCGGTTGGGCCTGGGGACAAACGGTGTGAGGCAGGATCAGCTGTGGAGGGAGCTCGTGGAGGCCGAGAGGAGGGGCCAACAGCGCTG GGCTCAGCACTGGAGTTTCCTGAAAGACTATGACCCCTTG GGCAACAGGAAGGAGCCTGTGCAGCTGCCGGAGCATGTGTCTCTCTTTTCCGACACAGTCCCCAACTCCGCCAGCCAGGTGGTGGGCAGCAGGGTGAGCACGCCCCTGGGGCAAACCCTCATCCGGATGGACTTCTTCTGTGTGGGCGGAGTCCGGAAGAAGAAGCTGGAAGCCGAGCTGCAGCCCGTGtag